The genomic segment CCAATTCGCGGGGGTTCAGCGGCGTCCAAGGAACAACGGCGCGCGTTCAATGGAACTGCACGCCGTTGTTAAGTCATTTATTTTCAGTTACTTAGAAACGTTGTCTCACCGGATCCAGTTCAAGCGTATGTGTTTATAACTCTATGAATTACAATAGCTTGTATCGGTCATGCTGTCATACGGCGCGCTGTGTAATCTCGGGTTGGAACGAGTTTATTCACATGTTTTCCACAGCCCCTAGCGTAGCAGATTATAGCGGTATGGGCCGGTAAACGGGACTCTGTCAGGTTCGGATTACGCGCAGGAATTCCTCGGGATTCACAATCCCGTCCTTGACCTTCTGCCGGCACCGCATCGCCATGGTCTTGAGCTTGGAGGCCTTCATTATTTCGTCCGTACCCGCCTCGTCTTCGATGAGTTTGCGAATCGGTTCGTTGATTTCCAGGATTTCGAAGATGCCGGTGCGTCCGAAATTTCCGGTGTGATAACAGGCGTCGCAGCCCTTGCCGCGATACAGCTTCTTCGTGGTTGCCGGCAGGCCGAGGGACTTCAGGAGTGTCGCCGGCGGTTTGAAAGCGGTTCGGCATTCCTGGCAGATAGTGCGTACGAGGCGCTGGCCGACAATGGCGGTAAGGGCGCTGGAGATCAGGTAGGCCGGCACATCCATGTTGCGCAAGGTTGCGATGGCCTCGGGCGCGTCGTTTGTGTGGAGCGTGCTGAAGACGAGGTGTCCCGTCATTGCGGCTCGCACCGCGATGCGCGCGGTCTCGGCGTCGCGAATTTCGCCGACCAGCAACACGTCGATGTCCTGGCGCAGGGCGGCGCGCAGGGTATTGGCGAAGGTGACGTCGATATCCGTATCGATCTGCACCTGGTTGATGCCTGAGAGCTGATACTCCACTGGATCTTCGAGCGTCACAATGCTGTCGGTCATGACGTTCTTCTGATTCAGGGCGGCGTATAGGGTGGTGGTCTTTCCGCTGCCGGTGGGGCCGGTGACCAGGATCATGCCGTACGGCTGCTCGATGAGCCGGAGCAGGGTTTCCTCGTCGTCGGCCTCGAGGCCGAGATCGCGTATGCCGGAGAGGACGGAAGACTGATCCAGGAGGCGCAAGACGACGCGCTCTCCGAGGAAGGTCGGCAGCGTGGCCACGCGAACGTCGAATTCACGTTCGCCAACTTCCAGACTGATGTGGCCGTCCTGCGGGTGCCGGGTCTCGGTGATATCCAGATCGGCGATAATCTTGATTCTTGAAACGACGGCGGCCTCGAGTTCTTCGGGGATACTCATGATGTCATGGAGCACGCCGTCGATGCGGTAGCGTACGCGCATCTCGGGCTCCTGGGGATCCAGGTGGATATCGGTGGCGCCGGAATTCACGGCGCCCTCGATGATCGTGCTGACCATCTGAATGACCGAACTGCCTGAGGCGGCCCGGGCAATGCTTTCAAAACGGGCAGTTTCGCGTTCGCCCCCCACTTCGTATTCCTCGGTCGTGTCCACAGTGTTGCTCTCCATAACGGGTGTTGCTTCAACGATTTTGGGGATTTCCGCGGCGTGCGTCAAATCGACGCGTTTTACCGGCGTTCGCGCCAGCACGGGAGCGCTCTCGCCGCCGGGTTTATTGAGAATTGCGTAGCGTTTTTTTAATTCGGCCTTGATATCGTCGCAGGCGGTGATTTTGGCGATGATCCGGCGTCCCAGTAGGATTTCCGCCGCGTTCAAATGCTCGAGGGCGTGGGGGCTCACGATCAGGACTTCGAGGGAGTCGGTGTCTATGGATGTGGGAATAATCTCGTTTTTCCGGGCAATGCTCTCCGGAATGGCCTCGAGCGCTTCACGCGAGCTTTTTGCCTTGCCGAGGGCCACATACGGCAAGTCGTGCTGGCGGCTGAACGCCTTGGCGATGTCCTCGCGTGTTACATAGCCCATCTCAAGGAGCAGATTGCCGAGAAGCCGGCCCTTTTTCTTCTGAAGCTTGAGGACTTCATCGAGCTGGGCCTTCGTAATCGCACCCATGTCCACCAGGGTTTCGCCCATATTGGCCTGGGCCGTTCGGGTGGCCTTGGAGTGGAATTCAAAACGCAACATGTCCTCGACCGCGCTAAAGGAAACCTTGCGCGAACGGAGCAACTGCATATACCAGGGCGTGCCGGAACTCTCCGCGGCTTTCTGGGCCTGAAGCAGTTCATCGCGCGTGATCAGCTCCTGCTTGACGAGCTTTTCGCCGGCGTCGGCGCCCTTCTTGTGGGCACTCACAGGGTCGTTCTCCTCCTCTTGGTCCCATGGGGAAGCGCCATTATAGAGGGCGGGAGTGGAATTCGCAAAGTGCGACAAGCGCGAAAGCTGTTCCCATCCGAATGCGCTTACGGTCCACCATAATCCCGCATTCGGGCGGGAATTGCAAGCGTTTTTTTCCATTGGACCCGAAGCATGTGTTCGCGTATCATCGAAGGCTGCGCATGGCGGTCGAATTTTGAACCCACCGGAGAAGTTGACAGGAATGTCCGATAATCGAGAAAGCGAGACCGGCGCAAACGGCGCCAGGCCACCCGTAAACTTCGTGCAGCTGATGGCAAGCCTGCTTGTGGTGGCGCTGCTGGGCACGAACATCATCACCTGGACCTACTTCCAGGAGCAGTTGCGCGGTGTTCCTGGGGGAGGATCCGCGTCCGCGCCCCCGCCCAATACGCCGCTGGAGAACGTTTACCGCATCACCAATGGCCACGATCACCTTTACATGCTCAAGCATCTGGACAAGTACCTGAAGGCGGCGGAGACGCTCGGGGTGACGCGAACGCTTTTTGTCGCGAGTTCGGAATTCACGTTCATGGGCACAAGCGGCGATCCGGAGAAGCTGAACGATTGGAGTTCGAAGGAAGTTCTCACGGCGGCGAAACAGCACCCCGGGAAGGTCATCCCGTTTGTGACCATGCACCCGAATGACGAAGACAAGGTGGAGCTGCTCAAGGGCTATGTGGCCGAGGGCGCGATGGGGCTGAAACTTTACAACGGGCACAGCAATTTCTACGAGAAGCCGCTGGACGACCCGGTGATGATGCCCGTGTACGCGTATTGTGAAGAGATCGGGCTGCCGATTCTGTGGCACGTGAACATGGCGAAATACTCGAAGCAACTCTTTCGCGTGCTCGAAAAGTATCCCAACCTCACGGCGATCATTCCGCATTTTGGCGTGGGATTCTGGCAGCCGGACGGCCAGGTGATGAAGGACGTGGCCTGGATGCTGGACACCTACCCGAATGTGTACGTCGACAGCAGTTTCGGGACCCGTGAAATCCTGGTTGGCGGGTTGGAAAAGGTATCCGCAAACGTCGAATTCTTCCAGGATTTCTACGCGCGTTACCAGGACAAGATCATCTGGGGCACCGATATGGTGGTGACCGGCAACAAGGAAAAGACGGAACCCTGGATCGCTTCCGTCATCCGGGCCTGCCGCGACGTGCACGAAAAAGATCACTACACGTTCTGGATGGCCGCCGCGGGCTCCGGGTACGCCTACGGGAGCAAGTCCAACGTTTACGGAGAGCTTCGTGGGCTCAACCTGCCGCCTGAAATACTGAAGAAGATTTACGAG from the Candidatus Hydrogenedentota bacterium genome contains:
- the tadA gene encoding Flp pilus assembly complex ATPase component TadA, whose translation is MSAHKKGADAGEKLVKQELITRDELLQAQKAAESSGTPWYMQLLRSRKVSFSAVEDMLRFEFHSKATRTAQANMGETLVDMGAITKAQLDEVLKLQKKKGRLLGNLLLEMGYVTREDIAKAFSRQHDLPYVALGKAKSSREALEAIPESIARKNEIIPTSIDTDSLEVLIVSPHALEHLNAAEILLGRRIIAKITACDDIKAELKKRYAILNKPGGESAPVLARTPVKRVDLTHAAEIPKIVEATPVMESNTVDTTEEYEVGGERETARFESIARAASGSSVIQMVSTIIEGAVNSGATDIHLDPQEPEMRVRYRIDGVLHDIMSIPEELEAAVVSRIKIIADLDITETRHPQDGHISLEVGEREFDVRVATLPTFLGERVVLRLLDQSSVLSGIRDLGLEADDEETLLRLIEQPYGMILVTGPTGSGKTTTLYAALNQKNVMTDSIVTLEDPVEYQLSGINQVQIDTDIDVTFANTLRAALRQDIDVLLVGEIRDAETARIAVRAAMTGHLVFSTLHTNDAPEAIATLRNMDVPAYLISSALTAIVGQRLVRTICQECRTAFKPPATLLKSLGLPATTKKLYRGKGCDACYHTGNFGRTGIFEILEINEPIRKLIEDEAGTDEIMKASKLKTMAMRCRQKVKDGIVNPEEFLRVIRT
- a CDS encoding amidohydrolase family protein codes for the protein MSDNRESETGANGARPPVNFVQLMASLLVVALLGTNIITWTYFQEQLRGVPGGGSASAPPPNTPLENVYRITNGHDHLYMLKHLDKYLKAAETLGVTRTLFVASSEFTFMGTSGDPEKLNDWSSKEVLTAAKQHPGKVIPFVTMHPNDEDKVELLKGYVAEGAMGLKLYNGHSNFYEKPLDDPVMMPVYAYCEEIGLPILWHVNMAKYSKQLFRVLEKYPNLTAIIPHFGVGFWQPDGQVMKDVAWMLDTYPNVYVDSSFGTREILVGGLEKVSANVEFFQDFYARYQDKIIWGTDMVVTGNKEKTEPWIASVIRACRDVHEKDHYTFWMAAAGSGYAYGSKSNVYGELRGLNLPPEILKKIYETNIDKALARVSGS